One window from the genome of Myripristis murdjan chromosome 6, fMyrMur1.1, whole genome shotgun sequence encodes:
- the malt3 gene encoding mucosa-associated lymphoid tissue lymphoma translocation protein 1, protein MSMLPNAGIFQNKEENAVMTQYPSKIFRIMIRDIVIVRHPFSVCVPVNYKVTLSVCAEGTGVLNYQWFTANEQEVPGATQAELTVRAQRSQLYVCRVNDQYCNCVFSEWVKVKVLDVNSALPGQWQGEPHIAVNPKPQTIRQGAKLTLRCAAFGIPTPHYQWYRNGQALLDKTSDTLQIDHATADHGGSYLCSVSNILEERWTDPVDVDIVSTDQRPPPAPTASDKVALLIGNLNYSHHPGLMAPTVDVHELANLLQQLGFRVVSLLDLTREEMLAAIDKFIQLLDRGVYGLFYYAGHGYERSGRNYLVAVDAPQPYRPENCVCVQRVMLSMQQRRTALSVILLDTCRKWYNQDCMSSVIKPLEPSGNTVYGYATCEDAEAFEVQDGGKSTGIFTKYLNKHILQPEKVTHVLEQVSEDLGRDPLVTGKQAVEIKHTLKEPRSLTDPVRTTGHTRELHLRDACWKQANELPQKKRLVFLCGVEVEVSFSALFSNVIVAFATVKKTGPIAQDCTVTLTSIPATEDIFSGPGRSDEMDSLLFRQSENPDCTLRLCALQKLQKSLVIKVDLHYTDMDNKLRLTESQQMDIGKPLVASCELYKRNQAGTAKRQEGASAQSMGIISSSKPPLCQTVPGSCRPFTRKAECTGKVTAARSNEPEENDENDFQDLTL, encoded by the exons ATGTCCATGCTGCCTAATGCTGGCATTTTCCAGAACAAGGAGGAAAATGCAGTGATGACTCAGTACCCTTCCAAAATCTTTCGAATAATGATCAGGG ataTTGTCATTGTGCGCCaccctttctctgtgtgtgtaccgGTGAACTATAAGGTGACCCTGAGTGTCTGTGCTGAGGGTACAGGAGTCCTGAACTACCAGTGGTTTACAGCTAATGAACAGGAG gttccTGGCGCCACTCAAGCAGAACTGACAGTCAGAGCTCAGAGATCCCAGCTGTATGTGTGTCGCGTTAATGACCAGTATTGCAACTGTGTGTTCAGTGAGTGGGTGAAAGTCAAGGTGCTGGATGTTAATTCAG CTCTGCCGGGACAGTGGCAGGGGGAGCCCCATATTGCTGTGAACCCTAAGCCCCAGACAATCCGGCAGGGGGCGAAACTTACCCTGCGCTGCGCTGCCTTTGGCATCCCCACTCCACACTACCAGTGGTACAGAAACGGTCAAGCACTGCTGGACAAGACTAGTGACACGCTGCAg ATAGACCATGCAACAGCTGACCATGGAGGATCATACCTGTGCTCTGTGTCTAACATATTagaagagagatggacagaccCGGTTGATGTTGACATAG TGTCGACTGACCAGcgtcctcctccagctcccacAG CCAGCGACAAAGTAGCTCTTCTTATTGGCAACCTGAATTACTCCCACCACCCGGGCTTGATGGCCCCCACTGTGGATGTACATGAGCTAGCCAACCTCCTACAACAGCTTGGCTTCAGAGTGGTTTCCCTCTTGGATCTCACCAGGGAAGAGATGCTCGCAGCCATTGACAAGTTCATCCAGCTGCTTGACAGGGGTGTATATG GCCTTTTCTACTACGCAGGCCATGGGTACGAGCGCTCTGGGAGGAATTACTTGGTAGCTGTTGATGCGCCACAACCGTACCGAcctgaaaactgtgtgtgtgtgcagagggtCATGCTGAGCATGCAGCAAAGGAGGACTGCGCTGAGTGTAATCCTGCTGGATACTTGTAGAAAATG GTACAACCAAGACTGCATGTCATCAGTTATCAAGCCCTTGGAGCCCAGTGGAAATACTGTTTATGGTTATGCCAC GTGTGAAGATGCTGAGGCTTTCGAGGTCCAAGATGGGGGAAAGAGCACAGGAATCTTCACTAAATACTTGAACAAACACATCCTACAGCCTGAAAAGGTCACCCATGTCTTGGAGCAGGTGTCGGAAG ATTTAGGCAGAGACCCACTAGTCACAGGCAAGCAGGCGGTGGAGATCAAACACACCCTGAAGGAACCACGTTCCCTCACAGATCCAGTCAGGACCACGGGCCACACGAGGGAACTCCACCTGCGAGACGCCTGCTGGAAACAAGCCAATG aGCTGCCCCAGAAAAAGCGGCTGGTGTTTCTTTGTGGGGTTGAGGTGGAGGTCAGCTTCTCAGCTCTGTTCTCTAACGTCATCGTAGCTTTTGCCACCGTGAAGAAAACAGGACCCATAGCCCAGGACTGCACTGTCACTCTCACAAGCATACCA GCAACAGAAGACATATTCTCTGGTCCTGGCAGATCTGATGAGATGGACTCACTACTATTTAGGCAATCAGAAAACCCAGACTGTACCCTGCGGCTGTGTGCTCTTCAGAAGCTTCAG AAATCGCTGGTTATCAAGGTGGATCTACACTATACTGATATGGACAATAAGCTGCGCCTTACAGAAAGCCAGCAGATGGACATAGGAAAGCCCCTGGTGGCATCATGTGAACTGTACAAGAGAAATCAGGCAGGGACAGCCAAGAGACAAGAAGGCGCTTCAGCTCAGAGTATGGGCATCATTTCAAGCAGCAAGCCACCGCTGTGTCAGACTGTGCCCGGCTCATGTCGTCCCTTCACCAGAAAAGCAGAATGCACAGGCAAAGTCACAGCTGCCAGGAGCAACGAACCTGAAGAGAACGACGAGAACGATTTTCAAGACCTCACTCTTTGA